A stretch of Campylobacter showae DNA encodes these proteins:
- the rpoC gene encoding DNA-directed RNA polymerase subunit beta', whose translation MSELKPIEIKEERRPRDFEAFQLRLASPERIKSWSHGEVKKPETINYRTLKPERDGLFCAKIFGPIRDYECLCGKYKKMRYKGIKCEKCGVEVTSSKVRRSRMGHIELVTPVAHIWYVNSLPSRIGTLLGIKMKDLERVLYYEAYIVESVGDAFYDTENSKKVEIFDVLNEEQYVSLASRFEESGFRARMGGEVIRDLLANIDLVELLNTLKDEISATNSEAKKKTIVKRLKVVESFLNSGNRPEWMMITNLPVLPPDLRPLVSLDGGKFAVSDVNDLYRRVINRNARLKRLMELDAPEIIIRNEKRMLQESVDALFDNGRRANAVKGANKRPLKSLSEIIKGKQGRFRQNLLGKRVDFSGRSVIVVGPKLRMDQCGLPKRMALELFKPHLLARLEEKGYATTVKQAKKMIEDKTNEVWECLEEVVKDHPVMLNRAPTLHKLSIQAFHPVLVEGKAIQLHPLVCAAFNADFDGDQMAVHVPLSQEAIAECKILMLSSMNILLPASGKAITVPSQDMVLGIYYLSLEKTDSKGANKIFASVDEVMIAEEAHCLEVHSKIKTMIDGKTLFTTAGRLIIRSILPDFVPENMWNRVMKKKDIANLVDYVYKNGGLEVTAGFLDKLKNLGFRYATKAGISISIADIIVPDSKQKYINEAKKKVREIQNQYGAGLLTDSERYNKIIDIWTDTNNVVAGEMMKLIQGDKGGFNSIYMMADSGARGSAAQIRQLAGMRGLMAKPDGSIIETPIISNFREGLNVLEYFNSTHGARKGLADTALKTANAGYLTRKLIDVAQNVKVTMHDCGTHEGVEITEITDNGELIESLEERILGRVLADDVIDPIANEVLFSEGTLIDEEKAKAITEAGIKSVSIRTPITCKAAKGVCAKCYGVNLGEGKLVKPGEAVGIISAQSIGEPGTQLTLRTFHIGGTASTEQQDYQVVAQKEGFIRYYNLSVYENGGKRIVANRRNSAVLLVEPKIKAPFDGKIEIEVAHEDVNIIVKGKKEEIKYTLRRGDLAKPNELAGVSGKVEGKIYIPYADGDSVKENESIAEVIKEGWNVPKRIPFASEIKVEDGEPIAKKILAGANGVLKFYILKGDYLERLRNIKKGHVVTEKGLFVVVADEDDREAVRYYIPRNSIIKANDSDIVDSKAVISEPESQEKTVIAEWDPYSTPIIAEAAGRVTYEDIEPGYSAAEQYDEATGQSRLVINEYLPSGIKPTIVISTDEGKMIRYQLEPKTAIFVANDEVVKQADILAKTPKAVAKSKDITGGLPRVSELFEARRPKNTAIIAEIDGTVRFEKPLRSKERIVIEADDGATAEYLIDKTRQIQVRDGEFIHAGEKLTDGLISSHDVLRILGEKALHYYLISEIQQVYRSQGVAIADKHIEIIVSQMLRQVKIVDSGDTNFITGDMISRTRFKEENERIMRMGGNPAIAEPILLGVTRAAIGSDSVISAASFQETTKVLTEASIAAKIDHLEDLKENVILGRMIPVGTGLYQDQKIKLKQN comes from the coding sequence ATGAGTGAGTTAAAACCTATTGAGATAAAAGAAGAACGCAGACCGCGCGATTTTGAGGCATTTCAGCTTCGTTTGGCAAGTCCCGAGAGGATAAAATCATGGAGCCACGGCGAGGTCAAAAAACCCGAAACCATAAACTACCGTACGCTAAAACCTGAGCGCGACGGCTTATTTTGCGCTAAAATTTTCGGTCCGATCCGCGACTACGAGTGCCTTTGCGGTAAGTATAAAAAAATGCGCTACAAAGGCATCAAGTGCGAAAAGTGCGGCGTCGAGGTAACTAGCTCAAAGGTGCGCCGTTCCAGAATGGGTCACATCGAGCTCGTGACTCCGGTTGCGCACATTTGGTACGTAAATTCGCTTCCGAGCCGCATAGGAACGCTGCTCGGCATAAAGATGAAAGACCTTGAGCGCGTACTTTACTATGAGGCATATATCGTCGAGAGTGTTGGCGATGCGTTTTATGACACCGAAAATAGCAAAAAGGTCGAAATTTTCGACGTTCTAAACGAAGAGCAATACGTTTCTTTAGCTTCTCGCTTTGAAGAGAGCGGATTTAGAGCTAGGATGGGCGGCGAAGTTATCCGCGATTTACTAGCAAATATCGATTTGGTCGAGCTTTTAAATACCCTAAAAGATGAGATCAGTGCGACAAATTCGGAAGCCAAGAAAAAAACCATAGTAAAAAGACTAAAAGTCGTTGAGAGCTTTTTAAATTCTGGCAACCGTCCTGAGTGGATGATGATTACGAATTTACCGGTCCTTCCGCCGGATCTTCGCCCGCTTGTTAGCCTTGACGGCGGTAAATTTGCGGTTTCTGACGTAAACGACCTGTATCGCCGCGTTATCAACAGAAACGCGCGTTTAAAACGCCTTATGGAGCTTGACGCGCCCGAAATTATCATCAGAAACGAAAAGCGTATGCTTCAAGAGTCCGTCGATGCGCTATTTGACAACGGACGACGCGCGAATGCTGTAAAAGGCGCAAACAAACGCCCGTTAAAATCGCTTTCTGAAATCATTAAAGGCAAGCAAGGCCGCTTCCGTCAAAATTTGCTCGGTAAGCGCGTTGACTTTTCCGGTCGTTCGGTTATCGTCGTTGGTCCAAAACTACGCATGGATCAGTGCGGATTACCGAAAAGAATGGCGCTTGAGCTGTTTAAGCCGCATTTGCTAGCTCGCCTTGAGGAGAAGGGTTACGCTACGACCGTAAAACAAGCTAAAAAGATGATCGAGGATAAGACTAACGAGGTTTGGGAGTGCCTAGAGGAGGTCGTTAAAGATCATCCGGTCATGCTAAACCGCGCTCCGACGCTTCACAAACTATCTATCCAGGCGTTTCACCCTGTGCTTGTCGAAGGCAAGGCTATCCAGCTACACCCGCTAGTTTGTGCCGCGTTTAACGCTGACTTCGACGGTGACCAGATGGCTGTTCACGTTCCGCTATCTCAGGAGGCTATAGCAGAGTGCAAAATTTTGATGCTTAGCTCAATGAATATCTTGCTTCCTGCAAGCGGTAAGGCTATCACAGTTCCTAGCCAGGATATGGTTTTGGGAATCTACTATCTAAGCCTAGAAAAGACCGACAGCAAGGGTGCAAATAAAATTTTTGCATCCGTAGACGAAGTAATGATCGCCGAGGAAGCGCACTGCCTAGAAGTACACTCGAAAATCAAAACGATGATCGACGGCAAGACGCTATTTACGACCGCAGGCCGCCTAATCATCCGCTCGATTCTGCCTGATTTTGTTCCTGAAAATATGTGGAACAGGGTCATGAAGAAAAAAGATATCGCAAATTTGGTTGATTACGTTTATAAAAACGGCGGCCTTGAGGTAACGGCGGGATTTTTGGATAAGCTCAAAAATTTGGGCTTCCGCTATGCGACAAAAGCCGGCATCTCGATCTCTATCGCCGATATCATCGTGCCTGATAGTAAACAAAAATATATCAACGAAGCCAAGAAAAAAGTCCGCGAGATACAAAATCAGTACGGCGCGGGCTTGCTAACGGACTCCGAGAGATACAATAAAATCATCGACATTTGGACAGATACGAATAACGTCGTCGCGGGTGAGATGATGAAGCTTATCCAGGGGGACAAGGGCGGGTTTAACTCGATTTATATGATGGCTGACAGCGGCGCGAGAGGTTCTGCGGCGCAAATTCGCCAGCTAGCCGGTATGCGTGGTCTTATGGCGAAGCCTGACGGATCGATCATCGAGACGCCGATCATATCAAACTTCCGTGAGGGTCTAAACGTCCTTGAGTACTTTAACTCAACCCACGGTGCCAGAAAGGGTCTGGCAGATACCGCGTTAAAAACGGCGAATGCCGGATATCTAACCAGAAAGCTAATCGACGTCGCGCAAAACGTGAAAGTCACTATGCACGACTGCGGCACGCACGAGGGTGTCGAGATCACCGAGATCACCGACAACGGCGAGCTTATCGAGAGTTTAGAAGAGAGAATTTTAGGCCGCGTACTAGCCGACGACGTAATCGATCCGATAGCAAACGAGGTGCTGTTTAGCGAAGGTACGCTGATAGACGAAGAAAAAGCCAAAGCGATAACCGAAGCTGGTATAAAATCTGTCAGCATAAGAACGCCGATAACTTGCAAAGCAGCAAAAGGCGTCTGCGCGAAATGCTACGGCGTGAATTTGGGCGAAGGAAAGCTGGTAAAACCAGGCGAAGCCGTCGGTATCATCTCGGCTCAATCTATCGGCGAACCCGGTACTCAGCTAACGCTAAGAACCTTCCACATCGGCGGTACAGCATCAACTGAGCAGCAAGACTACCAAGTTGTCGCGCAAAAAGAGGGCTTTATAAGATACTATAATCTAAGCGTTTACGAAAATGGCGGCAAGAGAATCGTAGCAAACCGCAGAAACTCAGCCGTCTTGCTCGTCGAGCCTAAGATCAAAGCTCCGTTTGACGGAAAGATCGAGATCGAGGTTGCTCACGAGGACGTAAACATCATCGTAAAAGGTAAAAAAGAAGAGATCAAATATACTCTAAGAAGAGGCGACCTAGCTAAACCTAACGAGTTAGCCGGCGTTAGCGGTAAGGTCGAGGGTAAAATTTACATCCCTTATGCTGACGGCGACTCGGTCAAAGAGAACGAAAGTATCGCAGAGGTCATCAAAGAGGGCTGGAACGTACCGAAGCGTATCCCGTTTGCAAGCGAGATAAAGGTAGAAGACGGCGAGCCTATCGCTAAGAAAATCCTTGCAGGCGCAAACGGCGTGCTTAAATTTTATATCCTAAAGGGCGATTATTTAGAGCGCTTAAGAAATATCAAAAAAGGCCACGTTGTAACCGAAAAAGGCTTATTTGTCGTGGTTGCCGACGAAGACGACAGAGAGGCGGTTCGCTACTATATCCCGCGAAACTCTATCATCAAAGCAAACGATAGCGATATCGTGGATAGCAAAGCGGTCATCTCGGAGCCTGAAAGCCAAGAGAAAACTGTCATAGCCGAGTGGGATCCGTACTCTACGCCGATCATCGCCGAGGCTGCAGGTAGGGTGACATACGAGGATATCGAGCCAGGCTATAGCGCCGCCGAGCAGTACGACGAGGCGACCGGCCAGAGCCGTCTAGTTATCAACGAGTATCTGCCTTCGGGCATCAAGCCTACGATCGTTATCAGCACCGATGAGGGCAAAATGATCCGCTATCAGCTAGAGCCAAAAACCGCGATATTCGTAGCCAACGACGAAGTGGTAAAACAAGCTGATATCCTGGCTAAGACGCCTAAGGCTGTCGCGAAGTCAAAAGACATCACGGGCGGTTTGCCGCGCGTATCTGAGCTATTTGAGGCTAGACGTCCAAAAAATACGGCTATCATCGCTGAAATCGACGGCACCGTAAGATTTGAAAAGCCGCTTCGCTCCAAAGAACGCATCGTGATCGAGGCCGATGACGGTGCAACTGCCGAGTATTTGATAGACAAAACTCGTCAAATTCAGGTTCGCGACGGCGAATTTATCCACGCGGGCGAGAAGCTAACCGACGGACTAATTTCAAGCCACGACGTTTTGAGAATTTTGGGTGAAAAGGCGCTACACTATTATTTGATCAGCGAAATTCAGCAAGTTTATCGCTCTCAAGGCGTTGCGATCGCCGATAAACACATTGAGATCATCGTTTCTCAGATGCTTCGTCAGGTTAAGATTGTCGATAGCGGCGATACGAATTTCATTACCGGCGATATGATCTCTCGAACGAGATTTAAGGAAGAAAACGAACGTATAATGAGAATGGGCGGTAATCCTGCGATCGCCGAGCCTATTTTGCTAGGCGTTACGCGCGCCGCTATCGGAAGCGATAGCGTGATCTCTGCGGCATCGTTCCAAGAGACGACTAAGGTTCTAACCGAGGCTTCTATCGCAGCTAAGATCGACCACCTCGAAGATCTAAAAGAAAACGTCATCCTAGGACGCATGATTCCTGTCGGAACGGGTCTTTATCAAGATCAAAAGATCAAGCTAAAACAAAACTAA
- the rpsG gene encoding 30S ribosomal protein S7: protein MRRRKAPVREVMPDPIYGNKVITKFINSLMYDGKKSVATEIMYGAIKAIEKKSGDVKGIDVFNDAIENIKPLMEVKSRRVGGATYQVPVEVRPARQQALAIRWIIGFARKRSERTMIDKLANELLDAANSKGASFKKKEDTYKMAEANKAFAHYRW, encoded by the coding sequence ATGAGAAGAAGAAAAGCTCCCGTCAGGGAAGTAATGCCGGATCCAATTTACGGCAATAAGGTAATCACTAAATTTATTAACTCTCTTATGTACGATGGCAAAAAAAGCGTCGCTACCGAGATCATGTACGGCGCTATCAAAGCTATCGAGAAAAAAAGCGGCGACGTAAAAGGTATAGACGTATTTAACGATGCTATCGAAAACATTAAGCCTCTTATGGAGGTTAAATCTCGTCGCGTCGGCGGTGCTACCTACCAAGTACCGGTAGAAGTTCGCCCGGCTCGCCAGCAAGCTCTTGCTATCCGCTGGATCATCGGTTTTGCTAGAAAAAGAAGCGAAAGAACCATGATCGACAAGCTAGCTAACGAGCTACTTGATGCGGCAAATTCAAAAGGCGCGTCTTTCAAGAAGAAGGAAGACACCTATAAAATGGCAGAAGCTAACAAAGCGTTTGCTCACTACCGCTGGTAA
- a CDS encoding DoxX family protein, whose translation MKNFDLGILFARLGLGVCLFMHGFAKILHGIGGVKSILTKAGLPEVMAYGSYVGEVVAPIMIILEIFSRIGTLLVIGTSLTIMYAYHGLGNLLDLASTGGFKAEILYLYIALSLCIIFNGSGKYAIRKD comes from the coding sequence ATGAAAAATTTCGATTTGGGAATTTTATTTGCGAGATTGGGGCTTGGTGTCTGTCTTTTTATGCACGGATTTGCGAAAATTTTACACGGCATAGGCGGCGTAAAAAGTATTTTAACAAAAGCCGGCTTGCCTGAAGTTATGGCTTACGGCTCCTATGTCGGTGAAGTTGTTGCTCCGATAATGATAATTCTAGAGATATTTTCAAGGATCGGCACGCTACTCGTAATCGGCACGAGCCTAACGATAATGTACGCCTATCACGGGCTTGGAAATTTGCTAGATCTTGCAAGCACTGGCGGCTTCAAGGCTGAAATTTTATATCTTTACATCGCCTTGTCGCTCTGCATCATCTTTAACGGAAGCGGAAAATACGCGATTAGAAAAGATTAG
- the rpsL gene encoding 30S ribosomal protein S12, which yields MPTINQLVRKERKKVTFKSKSPALKECPQRRGVCTRVYTTTPKKPNSALRKVAKVRLTSGFEVISYIGGEGHNLQEHSIVLVRGGRVKDLPGVKYHIVRGALDTAGVAKRTVSRSKYGAKRPKPGQAAAAAGKKK from the coding sequence GTGCCAACCATTAATCAATTGGTCAGAAAAGAGCGCAAGAAAGTGACTTTTAAGTCAAAATCTCCAGCGCTAAAAGAGTGTCCTCAAAGAAGAGGAGTTTGCACCAGGGTCTATACTACGACTCCTAAAAAACCAAACTCGGCTTTGAGAAAAGTTGCCAAAGTTAGGCTTACAAGCGGATTTGAAGTAATCAGCTATATCGGCGGTGAAGGTCACAACCTACAAGAACACAGCATCGTGCTAGTGCGCGGCGGTCGTGTTAAAGACTTACCGGGCGTTAAATACCACATCGTACGCGGCGCTCTTGATACAGCAGGCGTTGCGAAAAGAACTGTTTCTCGCTCAAAATACGGCGCTAAACGTCCAAAACCTGGTCAGGCAGCAGCCGCAGCAGGTAAAAAGAAATAA
- the fusA gene encoding elongation factor G translates to MADRKTPLHMVRNIGIAAHIDAGKTTTSERILFFTGMSHKIGEVHDGAATMDWMEQEKERGITITSAATTCFWKDHQINLIDTPGHVDFTIEVERSMRVLDGAVSVFCSVGGVQPQSETVWRQANKYHVPRIVFVNKMDRIGANFFNVESQIRNRLKANPVPIQIPIGAEDNFRGVVDLVKMKAYVWEDDKKPTDYKEIEIPAEVKDKAEEYRAKLIEAVSETDDSLMEKFFSGEELSEEEIKKGIKAGCLRMTITPMLCGTAFKNKGIQPLLDAVVAYLPAPDEIEAIKGVYEDGSEVTVESTDNGEFAALAFKIMTDPFVGQLTFIRVYRGSLESGSYAYNTVQDNKERIGRLLKMHSNKREEISVLHAGEIGAVVGLKNTLTGDTLASEKDKVILEKMDFPEPVISVAVEPKTKADQEKMAIALQKLAQEDPSFRVGTDEESGQTIISGMGELHLEIIVDRMLREFKVDAEVGQPQVAYRETIRKTVEQEYKYAKQSGGRGQYGHVFLRLEPLPAASGFEFVNDIKGGVVPKEYIPAVEKGCKEALQSGVLAGYPVEDVKVTLFDGSYHEVDSSEMAFKLAASMGFKEGARKAGAVILEPMMKVEVETPEDYMGDVIGDLNKRRGQVNSMDERNGSKIITAFCPLAQMFGYSTDLRSMTQGRATYSMEFDHYEEVPKNVSEEIIKKRNG, encoded by the coding sequence ATGGCAGATAGAAAAACCCCTTTACATATGGTTAGAAACATCGGTATCGCCGCTCACATCGATGCCGGTAAAACTACGACCAGCGAAAGAATTTTGTTCTTTACGGGCATGAGTCACAAGATCGGCGAGGTTCACGACGGCGCTGCTACGATGGACTGGATGGAACAAGAAAAAGAGCGCGGCATTACGATTACGTCTGCGGCGACTACTTGCTTTTGGAAAGATCACCAGATAAATTTGATCGACACTCCGGGTCACGTCGACTTTACTATCGAAGTTGAGCGTTCTATGCGCGTTCTTGACGGTGCCGTTTCGGTATTTTGCTCAGTCGGCGGCGTACAGCCTCAGTCTGAGACCGTTTGGAGACAAGCAAATAAATATCACGTCCCAAGAATCGTTTTTGTAAATAAAATGGACAGAATCGGCGCAAATTTCTTTAACGTCGAGTCTCAAATCAGAAACCGCCTAAAAGCAAATCCAGTGCCTATTCAAATTCCTATCGGTGCAGAGGATAACTTTAGAGGCGTGGTCGATCTTGTTAAGATGAAAGCTTACGTTTGGGAAGACGACAAGAAACCGACCGATTATAAAGAGATAGAAATACCTGCAGAGGTAAAAGACAAAGCCGAAGAGTACCGTGCAAAGCTAATCGAAGCGGTTTCTGAAACCGACGATAGCTTGATGGAGAAATTTTTCTCAGGCGAGGAGCTAAGCGAAGAAGAGATCAAAAAAGGGATCAAAGCAGGCTGCTTAAGAATGACGATAACTCCGATGCTTTGCGGAACGGCATTTAAAAATAAAGGCATCCAGCCCCTACTTGACGCAGTCGTAGCGTATTTGCCTGCACCGGATGAGATCGAGGCGATCAAAGGCGTTTATGAAGACGGCAGCGAAGTAACGGTAGAAAGCACTGATAACGGCGAATTTGCGGCTCTTGCGTTTAAGATTATGACCGACCCGTTTGTTGGACAGCTTACCTTTATCCGCGTTTATCGCGGTAGCCTTGAGAGCGGTAGCTATGCTTACAACACCGTTCAAGACAATAAAGAAAGAATCGGCCGTCTGCTAAAAATGCACTCAAACAAACGTGAGGAAATTTCGGTTCTTCACGCAGGAGAGATCGGTGCGGTTGTGGGTCTAAAAAATACTCTAACAGGCGATACGCTTGCAAGCGAAAAAGACAAGGTTATCCTTGAGAAGATGGATTTTCCTGAGCCGGTTATCAGCGTTGCCGTAGAGCCAAAAACTAAAGCCGACCAAGAAAAAATGGCTATCGCGCTTCAAAAGCTAGCTCAAGAGGACCCAAGCTTTAGAGTAGGTACCGACGAAGAGAGCGGCCAAACCATTATCAGCGGTATGGGCGAGCTTCATCTTGAGATCATCGTAGATAGAATGCTACGCGAATTTAAAGTTGATGCCGAAGTAGGTCAGCCGCAAGTTGCATACCGCGAGACTATCCGCAAAACAGTCGAGCAAGAGTATAAATACGCTAAACAATCAGGCGGTCGCGGTCAGTACGGACACGTATTCTTACGCCTTGAGCCGCTACCTGCGGCTAGCGGATTTGAGTTTGTTAACGACATCAAAGGCGGTGTAGTTCCTAAAGAGTACATCCCTGCGGTTGAAAAAGGCTGCAAAGAGGCACTACAAAGCGGCGTACTTGCCGGCTATCCGGTCGAGGATGTTAAAGTTACCCTATTTGACGGTAGCTACCACGAGGTCGACTCATCTGAAATGGCGTTTAAGCTTGCCGCTTCTATGGGCTTCAAAGAGGGTGCTAGAAAAGCGGGTGCGGTTATCCTTGAGCCTATGATGAAGGTTGAGGTTGAGACACCTGAAGACTATATGGGCGACGTTATCGGCGACTTAAATAAACGCCGCGGTCAAGTAAACTCTATGGACGAGCGCAACGGAAGCAAGATCATCACGGCTTTCTGCCCGCTAGCTCAGATGTTTGGTTACTCTACAGACCTTCGCTCTATGACGCAAGGTCGCGCGACGTATTCTATGGAATTTGACCACTACGAGGAAGTTCCAAAGAACGTTAGCGAAGAAATTATTAAGAAAAGAAACGGCTAA